GGTTGCGCAGCATCGGCATCACCAACATCCGCCTGCTAGATTAAGGGTATGCGGTTTGTCATGGCAGTAGACGGCTGTAGAAAGAGCGTCGGTTTTTTATCTAAAGACCAATTTTTCACTCAGATATTTCAATGCCTGGGATATTGATTTTATGGCAACTGTGTCGCATACACATTTTTTCGACACCTAGAGTTATTCGAATGTCGGAATCGAGAGATTAAGGGCCCGGTAATAGCCCTTAGAAATGAGTGAAGCGTTAGCCGCCTCCTGCTTATGAAACGCCTCAATTTGGTGTACGTTAAGGACGGGTATTTAACCCAAAAGTATGACTATCGTAGCTATTCGGCCTCATTCTTTGACCGCCGCCCAAAGAGGAAGAAATAAATCGCGCTTCTCGAACATAAAAAAAGACCGGCTTGAAGCCGGTCTTTTACATCTTCAACCGCAACCTTTTCTCCGGAAGGAGAAAAGGAGCATTTTCAGACTCCTTCTGGCACTTTGGAAATGAAGCCTTCCTTCATGAGCATCTGCACGGATTCGCGAGCTTCTTTTATTATTCTTTCCGCGTTCTTCATAATATCTTCATACTTGACGTTGGTTATTCCGGCAACGCCTTCCTTGATTGCCTGCATGCCCACGGCAGCGGCCTCGCGCGGGAAGACTTCCCACTCGTCCATGGAGGGGATGATGTAGTCCTCGCGAAGACCTTTGTCCTCTGCAACCTTGGCAAGTTCCTTCGCAGCCGCGATGCACATGCCGTCAGTGATGGTTTTGGCGCGAACGTCAAGAGTGCCGCGGAAGATGCCGGGGAATCCGAGCGAATTGTTGACCTGGTTCGGGAAGTCCGAGCGGCCCGTAGCGACTACGACAGCGCCCGCTTCTTTTGCTTCCCAGGGCCAAATCTCCGGTACGGGATTGGCGCAAGGGAAAACCACAGGATCTTTTGCCATGCCCTTAATCCAGTCGGGAAGAATGGTTCCAGGGCCGGGCGTGGATGCACCGACAACGGCATCTGCACCGCGCATCGCCTCAAGCGGTCCGCCCTTGACCTGATCCTTGTTCGTGATCTGAGCAAGCTCCCACTTTTGCTTGTATTTCTCCGCGAGTTCGGTACGACCTTTGTGTATTGTATCTTTCGAATCAACAAGGATGATGTTTCCAGGTTCGAATCCGCCCGCAATGCAGACATTCGCGGCGCGTATGTTTGAAGCGCCTGCGCCGATAAATACGAGCTTGGTATCCTTGATTTTCTTACCCACAAACTTGAGAGCGTTGATGAGACCGGCGTAGATTATTGCTGCTGTACCCTGCTGGTCGTCATGCCAGACTGGAATTCGCGCGCGCTTGCGGAGTTCGTCGAGTACGTAAAAACACTTTGGCTGCGAGATATCCTCGAGGTTTACGCCGCCGAATGAAGGCTGCATGAGAAGGACGGTTTCGATTATCTTGTCTGGATCTTTTGTATCGAGGCATATCGGGAAAGCGTCGACTCCGCCAAGGTACTTGAACAGAAGCCCCTTGCCTTCCATCACGGGAAGACCGGCTTCCGGACCTATGTCGCCTAGCCCAAGTACACGTGTTCCGTCAGATACAACCGCGACCATATTGCCCTTGTTGGTGTGCTCGAATACCTTTTCCGGATTATCCCTGATGTCAAGGCAGGGTTTTGCAACGCCGGGCGTGTACCAGATAGCAAAATCCGCAAGTGTCCGCACTGCGCACTTTGCAGTAATCTGTATCTTCCCCTTGTAATGGGGATGCATAACCATTGCATCCTTGCCAGGCTTTTGCGCCTTCGCAAGTAGTTTTTCTACGTCTTTTGGATCCATTATCTCTCCTTTGGATTTAGGTTAAATCTCTTGAGATTAAATCTCTCCGGCAGTAACTTATCGAGCGTTGACCGGATTTCTTCTTTTTCGTTCAACATAAGGATTCGAGCGCCTCCATCCGCGAACTCACCCAGAACTGCAAGGCACGCACCACATGGACTTACAGGCTTTTCCGTAGGAGCAAAAACGGCAAGAGCCAGTATCTTGCGCTCGCCTTCTGCAACCGCCTTTAGGATAGCGACTCGTTCGGCGCACACCGAAAGTCCATAAGATGCGTTTTCAACGTTAGTTCCAGAATATGTTTTCTTCGATGATGCAAGCGCTGCAGCTCCTACAGGAAATTTCGAGTAGGGCGAGTACGAATTCATAACCGCCGCTTTTGCGGCGCTTGCAAGGTCTTTCAATGATAGTTCCGAAAGGGTTGTTTCGGAACCGCTTTCCCGTGACATATTAAACAAAACAATACGCCTGGAACAACAGTTGTCAAGCAAATAGCGCGCAGAAAAAGCGGGACAAAATTCAGGAAAATAAGTAGGTCAAAAGCTGGTCAAAAGTTGGTCAAAAGGTGGTCAAAAGACGGTCAAAAGAGGGACAAACTGGAACACTTATTTTGGCCAGATTTAAAGATATGCTGTCACGCTTAATAATATTCGTCAATGTTCGGGGTCCCAGGAAAAATACTAAGTATTTTTTTGGGGCTGTTGTCAGAATTGAAGGTTTGTGGTCCGGGTTGAAGAAGAGTGGTAAGGGTCTTCCTCGCCCGGTTAACTTGACAAAAACTTGTAACCAAGTAAACTGAGTCGATGAAGGTTTGCGAGTAATTTCCTATGACTACAAAAGAACTGCAACAAGCTATCCTAAAGGATAAAGAAAAAGGAATCCCGGATATTGAAATCGGGAAGAAATACGGTGTAACTTATAGGGAGATTGAACGCGTCATCACACGCTTACACGGGGTGAACATCAGTACCCTAAAAAAAGAAAAAAAAATTACATCCCTGGCACCAAATGAATTTAAAGAAGAACAGAACACTGTATGGAGTTTTAAAAAGAGAGGGAATTGGGCAACCCATAGTGGGCATTATAGAGGGAATTGGTCACCGTACATTCCGCGAAACGTGATTTTGAAATATTCAAAACCAGGTGAACTTGTCTTAGATTACTTTTGTGGTGCTGGTACAACAGCAGTCGAAGCCAAATTATTAGGACGAAGATGTCTTGCTCTTGATATAAATGAAAATGCCATTGCGTTAGCCAAGCAGAATATTGATTTCAGTATGGATATTCAACAATTAAACTTCCTAAAGGAAACGGATCACTTAGAGATTTATGACCCCGAGTTACGAATTGGAGATGCAAGGAACTTGTCTTTTCTGAATGATAACTCAATAGACTTGATCTGCGCTCACCCACCATATGCTAATATCATTCACTATACCGATTCTGGAAATGGGGATCTTTCCTTCTTCGAAATTGATAGCTTTTTAAACGAGATGAAAAAAGTTGCATCTGAAAGTTTCCGAGTCTTAAAGCCCGGCAGGCAATGTGCAATTCTAATTGGTGATACCCGCAAGCAAAAGTATGTTGTACCTTTGGGGTTTGCATTAATTAATGTTTACCTAGATGCTGGTTTTAGACTAAGAGAACTTGTAATAAAACGACAGCATAACTGTAAAACAACTGGTTTCTGGTACAATAACAGTATTAAGTACAACTTCCTCCTATTGGCTCATGAGTATTTGCAGATATTTGAGAAACCTCAAGCAAAAGAACAAACAAAGGATACTAGATCCGACTTGAAACCAAAAGAAATAACACCGATTGAAATTACGGCATCAGGAAAAAACTCATCGAATCTAGAAACAACTACCGTATGGATTTTCCCTGAGGACAACTTTGAAAAGCAACTTGACGATAATGTAATCGGAAGGTATTCCCAAGGTAAAGAAAAGGATTTGCTTTACCTCAAGTCAACAGCACTCGACGAAATCTCATCACCATTAATGCTAGAAGATTATTTGATGCAAATTGAAAACCATATTGTTAAAGCTTTGCCTTCTATGTCCCAAGGGACTTTTGTGGTAATTCAAACACAGGATATTAGAATCGGCGAATACGTGGAACCTTTGGCTAAAAGATTAATAGATGCCCTAAAATCTCTTGATCTCCGGCTTAAGGAGATTGTTGTTGTTACGTCTAATGGAGCAAACAAGAACGGTATAACCCTAAAAGACCATCTAGCAATTAACCACAAGTACTTATTGATTTATGAGACACAAAATGAATCAAGATGAATTAATCAAATACATGTCATTCAACAAAGAAGGACAAAAACATGTACCTTTGTTTTCGTCCTTTGTTAATGACAAATTCATTGTCGCTGCTTATCAAGGTGGGTTCAGGCCCGGCTTAAGTCCATATGACATACTAATCAAGTATAGACAAAAAGATAAAGGTAAATGGTCAAGAATCAGAACACCTAAACATATTCACTGGGCTGTAGATATTCTTCTTAAGATGCACTCTGATAAGCAAAAGACTCAAGAATTCCTTGATTTTCTGATACATATTTGGAATAATACTAAAGGGTTCAAGAACGAGGAAGACCGAAAACGTCTTTTGAGTATAGAAATTCTCTTAGGTGCGAACAAGGAGGAGATCGACAAATACGATGATCTCGGAAAGAAAGGGGAATATAGCATCAAATTTCTTATCCTTATTGCCAAACTCTTGATGATGCAAGAGAAAACCAATTTAGAAACAGCATACATGTTTAAAAAATTACTTACAGCGCTTAGAGAAGGTGAGGATATCTTTAATATCGTTTCAATCGCTACTCACAATAGAGGAACAGCTTAAGCCCTCTCCCCCTTCAAACTTCCCCACGGGGTCCCCAAAGGGATGCGGAGCAGACCTTTGGGGCGAGAGAGCGGGGTCCCCAAAGGGATGCGGAGCAGACCTTTGGGGCGAAAGAGGGCGTCCCCGAAGTATTAATCCCCCCTACTCCCCTTATAGAAAGGGGGGTCATTAACTTATCTCACTAATTAAAAATACAGCTCTCTTGCCATACCTCCCTTATGAAGGGAGGTGGTCGAAGACCGGTGGGATCTGCAGTAATTCCCCTTCCCTCGATGGGAAGGGGTTGGGGGTAAGGTGAGACTTAAAGAACACAAGATACGTCATAAACAGGGTCTCACCTCCTCCCAGCCTCCCCCATCAAGGGGGAGGAGATTGATTGAAGGAACCCCCCGGGGTCCCCGCGGCGATGTTTCGCAGCGGCGTGGGGTATCTTTGGAAACACTTGACACTTTCCAAGCGTCGTATAGAATAGATTATATGCCGCAGAGAGGTCGCGTATGGGCCGAGATAGATGTTGACGGCCTGGTTCACAATTACCGCAAGATTCGTGAGGCGGCGGCAGGAGCCATGATACTGGCTGCGGTAAAAGCAGAGGCGTACGGTCATGGAGGCAGAGAGGTGGCAAGGATACTTGAACATCAGGGCGTCGAGTACTTCGGCGTCGCAAGCGTCGAGGAGGGTATTGACTTAAGGACCAACGGGCAGATACGCAAGCCAATAGTGCTGCTTTCGCCGGTTCCGTACAGGGAGATACCGCTCATATTCGACTACAACCTTACGCCGAACGTCACCGAGCAGGGCTTTGCAAAGGAGCTCAGCCAGGAGGCGAACCGGCGTTCGAAGACGCTTGGAGTGCACGTTGAGGTAGATACAGGCATGGGCCGCAGCGGTGCAAGCCTTGCTGAGGCGCCCGCGCTCATCTCGCTCATCGTCAACAAGCCCGGACTGCGTCTTGAGGCTCTTTTCACGCACTTTCCCTCGGCAGAGCACGACCCGGGGTTCACAGAGGAGCAGTTGAGACTTTTTAGTCAGATGGTGGATAAGCTCGTTTCGGAGGGCTTCAAGATTCCGCTCCTGCACTCGGCAAACTCGGCCGCGCTCTTCAAATATCCGACCTCTCAGTTTGATATAGTGAGACCGGGTATAGCGCTCTACGGCATAGAGCCCGAAGGGTTTGAGAACAAGCTCGACCTGCATCCGGTGATGACCTTGCGGACGAGGATAGTGAACTTAAGGAGGCTTGCCAAAGGCTCAAGCGTCAGCTACGGACGGACGTGCATTCTGGAAAGGGATAGTCTTGTCGCGACGCTTTCAGTAGGCTACGGCGACGGCTACCCGCGCTCGCTCTCGAACAAGGGCCAGGTCCTTTATAAGGGCAGAAGATTTCCAATACTCGGAACCGTGTGCATGGACTTGACCATGGTCGATCTGACCGACGCCGCAACACCCGTAACACCCGCACCTTCGCCCTCCACGCCCGCGATAGGCGATGAGGTTACCCTTATCGGCAGGGACGCGGACGCTGTACTGGGCGCAGAGGAGGTTGCAGAATGGGCCGCAACCATTCCATACGAGATTACGACCCGGATAAGTCCAAGGGTAACAAGAATCTACAAAACCACAAAAAAGATCCTGGGCTCTCGAACGCTGCTTGGATCGACGCCAATGCCTTGATATGAACGAAGAAGAAAAAAAACCGACTGCCGGGAGCGCGGAGTACAAGCCGCCGCAGTTTTTAGACCTTGTGATATCGGTGGGAGCCGGGGCGCTTCAGGTCCTTGTGTTCGAGAACAAGGACGAGAAGAACTTCAACATGGATCTTGCC
This sequence is a window from bacterium. Protein-coding genes within it:
- a CDS encoding cytidine deaminase; amino-acid sequence: MSRESGSETTLSELSLKDLASAAKAAVMNSYSPYSKFPVGAAALASSKKTYSGTNVENASYGLSVCAERVAILKAVAEGERKILALAVFAPTEKPVSPCGACLAVLGEFADGGARILMLNEKEEIRSTLDKLLPERFNLKRFNLNPKER
- the alr gene encoding alanine racemase, with amino-acid sequence MPQRGRVWAEIDVDGLVHNYRKIREAAAGAMILAAVKAEAYGHGGREVARILEHQGVEYFGVASVEEGIDLRTNGQIRKPIVLLSPVPYREIPLIFDYNLTPNVTEQGFAKELSQEANRRSKTLGVHVEVDTGMGRSGASLAEAPALISLIVNKPGLRLEALFTHFPSAEHDPGFTEEQLRLFSQMVDKLVSEGFKIPLLHSANSAALFKYPTSQFDIVRPGIALYGIEPEGFENKLDLHPVMTLRTRIVNLRRLAKGSSVSYGRTCILERDSLVATLSVGYGDGYPRSLSNKGQVLYKGRRFPILGTVCMDLTMVDLTDAATPVTPAPSPSTPAIGDEVTLIGRDADAVLGAEEVAEWAATIPYEITTRISPRVTRIYKTTKKILGSRTLLGSTPMP
- a CDS encoding DUF1844 domain-containing protein, whose translation is MNEEEKKPTAGSAEYKPPQFLDLVISVGAGALQVLVFENKDEKNFNMDLAKYSIDMLELLKEKTKGNLENQEERFLEETLHQLRMKYLEIARKPVEEAK
- a CDS encoding NADP-dependent malic enzyme; the encoded protein is MDPKDVEKLLAKAQKPGKDAMVMHPHYKGKIQITAKCAVRTLADFAIWYTPGVAKPCLDIRDNPEKVFEHTNKGNMVAVVSDGTRVLGLGDIGPEAGLPVMEGKGLLFKYLGGVDAFPICLDTKDPDKIIETVLLMQPSFGGVNLEDISQPKCFYVLDELRKRARIPVWHDDQQGTAAIIYAGLINALKFVGKKIKDTKLVFIGAGASNIRAANVCIAGGFEPGNIILVDSKDTIHKGRTELAEKYKQKWELAQITNKDQVKGGPLEAMRGADAVVGASTPGPGTILPDWIKGMAKDPVVFPCANPVPEIWPWEAKEAGAVVVATGRSDFPNQVNNSLGFPGIFRGTLDVRAKTITDGMCIAAAKELAKVAEDKGLREDYIIPSMDEWEVFPREAAAVGMQAIKEGVAGITNVKYEDIMKNAERIIKEARESVQMLMKEGFISKVPEGV
- a CDS encoding methyltransferase domain-containing protein codes for the protein MTTKELQQAILKDKEKGIPDIEIGKKYGVTYREIERVITRLHGVNISTLKKEKKITSLAPNEFKEEQNTVWSFKKRGNWATHSGHYRGNWSPYIPRNVILKYSKPGELVLDYFCGAGTTAVEAKLLGRRCLALDINENAIALAKQNIDFSMDIQQLNFLKETDHLEIYDPELRIGDARNLSFLNDNSIDLICAHPPYANIIHYTDSGNGDLSFFEIDSFLNEMKKVASESFRVLKPGRQCAILIGDTRKQKYVVPLGFALINVYLDAGFRLRELVIKRQHNCKTTGFWYNNSIKYNFLLLAHEYLQIFEKPQAKEQTKDTRSDLKPKEITPIEITASGKNSSNLETTTVWIFPEDNFEKQLDDNVIGRYSQGKEKDLLYLKSTALDEISSPLMLEDYLMQIENHIVKALPSMSQGTFVVIQTQDIRIGEYVEPLAKRLIDALKSLDLRLKEIVVVTSNGANKNGITLKDHLAINHKYLLIYETQNESR